ATCATCGGCGCGGAAGCGAGGAAGTGGCGCTGGTCGCGAACGTCGAAGGCGAAACCCTGCGCGCCGACAAGCAGAAGGAACAGCTGCGAGCCGCGGTGCACGCGGCCTTCCGGGCCCTGACCATCGAGGTGGATCGCCATTGCCTCAAGCGCCGCCG
This genomic stretch from Candidatus Sulfotelmatobacter sp. harbors:
- a CDS encoding HPF/RaiA family ribosome-associated protein, translated to MDLEIQIQHLDLDPTLRDLIERLAGHLAARRPEVLRLHVTVRHGMHHRRGSEEVALVANVEGETLRADKQKEQLRAAVHAAFRALTIEVDRHCLKRRR